A genomic segment from Streptosporangium roseum DSM 43021 encodes:
- a CDS encoding helix-turn-helix transcriptional regulator: MSDNELGTYLRTRREAVRPADVGLPDGVRRRTPGLRRSELATLAGVSVEYLARLEQGRDRRPSVQVLAALADALRLPPEERLHIRRLAKMTSGDHLLCPASTEPPDRSVRPTVRSLLDRLEPAPAVLLNRLGDVLAFTTGYERLAGPIGLLDAEQPNLIRFVFTDARARTAYPEWDRVADEHAANLKIESSTADPYTAELVDELTITAGAPFSDRLAAPTGFRGSAGVERLVHPEAGRLRLTYEILELPDTGRRLVVYLPDDDATSAALDHLTGRQPGALRVVAG, translated from the coding sequence GTGAGCGACAACGAGCTGGGCACGTACCTGCGCACCCGCCGGGAGGCCGTCAGACCTGCCGACGTCGGGCTCCCCGACGGTGTACGGCGCCGCACTCCCGGCCTGCGCCGGTCCGAGCTGGCCACGCTGGCCGGGGTCAGCGTGGAATATCTCGCGCGGCTCGAACAGGGGCGCGACCGCCGCCCGTCGGTCCAGGTGCTCGCCGCGCTCGCCGACGCGCTGCGCCTTCCCCCGGAGGAACGCCTCCACATCCGCCGCCTCGCCAAGATGACCAGCGGTGACCATCTCCTCTGCCCGGCCTCCACCGAGCCGCCGGACCGCTCGGTGCGCCCCACCGTGCGGTCGCTGCTCGACCGGCTCGAACCCGCTCCCGCCGTCCTGCTCAACCGGCTGGGCGACGTGCTCGCCTTCACAACCGGCTACGAACGGCTCGCCGGCCCCATCGGGCTCCTGGACGCCGAGCAGCCGAACCTCATCCGGTTCGTGTTCACCGACGCCAGGGCCCGGACCGCCTACCCCGAGTGGGACCGCGTCGCCGACGAGCACGCCGCCAACCTCAAGATCGAGTCTTCCACCGCCGACCCGTACACCGCGGAGCTCGTCGACGAGCTGACCATCACCGCGGGCGCGCCGTTCTCCGACCGGCTGGCGGCCCCGACCGGCTTCCGGGGAAGCGCCGGCGTCGAGCGGCTGGTGCACCCCGAGGCGGGCAGGCTACGGCTGACCTACGAGATCCTCGAACTCCCCGACACCGGCCGGCGGCTGGTCGTCTACCTCCCCGATGACGACGCCACCTCCGCCGCGCTCGACCACCTCACCGGGCGCCAGCCCGGCGCGCTGCGCGTGGTGGCCGGCTGA
- a CDS encoding ABC transporter ATP-binding protein, producing the protein MPPVIEVRNLHKRYEDKVAVDDVSLTVQEGEIFGILGPNGAGKTTTVECIEGLRMPDRGEIRVLGLDPLKDRAELTRRLGVQLQAGHLPERLQVAEALELYSSFYPEPADWRALLDGLGLADKAKTRYGKLSGGQKQRLSIALALVGSPRVAILDELTTGLDPQARRDTWDLIEGVRSRGVTIVLVTHFMEEAERLCDRLALIDAGRVVMVDTPAGLTERARIEQRIQFRPSRPMDDRLLTSLPDVSGVTRRGELVIVNGNDNALNAVTTVLARNQIVAEQLRVEQASLEDAFVQLTGKRLEPGSR; encoded by the coding sequence ATGCCACCAGTGATCGAGGTACGCAACCTCCACAAGCGCTATGAGGACAAGGTCGCCGTCGACGACGTCTCGCTCACCGTTCAGGAGGGTGAGATCTTCGGCATCCTCGGCCCGAACGGCGCCGGCAAGACGACGACCGTGGAGTGCATCGAGGGCCTCCGCATGCCGGATCGCGGCGAGATCAGGGTGCTCGGGCTCGACCCCCTGAAGGACCGCGCCGAGCTGACCCGGCGGCTCGGCGTCCAGTTGCAGGCCGGCCACCTCCCCGAGCGGCTACAGGTCGCCGAGGCCCTGGAGCTCTACAGCTCCTTCTACCCCGAGCCCGCCGACTGGCGCGCGCTGCTGGACGGCCTCGGCCTGGCGGACAAGGCCAAGACGAGGTACGGCAAGCTGTCCGGCGGCCAGAAGCAGCGGCTGTCGATCGCGCTGGCGCTCGTCGGCAGCCCCCGGGTGGCGATCCTCGACGAGCTCACCACCGGTCTCGACCCGCAGGCCCGGCGCGACACCTGGGACCTGATCGAGGGTGTGCGCTCCCGCGGGGTGACGATCGTGCTGGTCACCCACTTCATGGAGGAGGCCGAGCGGCTGTGCGACCGGCTCGCGCTGATCGACGCCGGCCGCGTCGTCATGGTGGACACCCCGGCCGGTCTGACCGAGCGGGCGCGCATCGAGCAGCGGATCCAGTTCCGTCCGTCCAGGCCGATGGACGACCGCCTGCTGACGAGCCTGCCCGACGTCTCCGGCGTCACCCGCCGGGGCGAGCTGGTCATCGTCAACGGCAACGACAACGCGCTCAACGCCGTCACCACCGTACTGGCCCGCAACCAGATCGTGGCCGAACAGCTGCGCGTCGAGCAGGCAAGCCTGGAGGACGCGTTCGTCCAGCTGACCGGCAAGCGCCTCGAACCCGGCTCCCGGTAA
- a CDS encoding ABC transporter permease, with product MSALRTAAPPVTAERGSATWRLIKAESTLCVRDKVGPLWGIGFPLILLIVLGSVPDLREPVEPGGGLTYFDLYVPVLILFNLAILATASLPTTLAGYRENGVLRRMRTTPVGPARVLTAQLVANFAIAVVAMVLFLAVAGLGFGVDLPKHVPGFAFAWLLAAAALLAIGLLITALAPGRGPATAIGTVLFFPMMFFAGLWVPISQMPPLLRNIAHYTPLGAGMGAFQDAYLGHFPSAVPLLTLGAYAVVCAFVAVRWFRWE from the coding sequence ATGTCAGCCCTGCGCACCGCCGCACCCCCCGTCACCGCCGAGCGAGGTTCCGCGACGTGGCGGCTCATCAAGGCCGAGAGCACGTTGTGCGTCCGGGACAAGGTCGGCCCCCTGTGGGGTATCGGCTTCCCGCTGATCCTGTTGATCGTCCTCGGTAGCGTCCCCGACCTGCGGGAACCCGTGGAGCCCGGCGGCGGCCTGACGTACTTCGACCTGTATGTGCCTGTCCTGATCCTGTTCAATCTGGCCATCCTGGCCACGGCCTCCCTACCGACCACGCTCGCCGGATACCGGGAGAACGGCGTGCTGCGGCGCATGCGGACCACGCCGGTCGGCCCGGCCCGCGTGCTCACCGCCCAGCTCGTGGCCAACTTCGCCATCGCGGTCGTCGCGATGGTCCTGTTCCTCGCGGTGGCCGGGCTCGGCTTCGGCGTCGACCTGCCGAAGCACGTTCCCGGTTTCGCCTTCGCCTGGCTGCTCGCGGCGGCCGCGCTGCTCGCGATCGGCCTGCTGATCACCGCGCTCGCGCCCGGGCGTGGCCCGGCCACGGCGATCGGCACGGTGCTGTTCTTCCCGATGATGTTCTTCGCCGGACTCTGGGTGCCGATCTCGCAGATGCCGCCGCTGCTGAGGAACATCGCCCACTACACCCCGCTCGGCGCGGGCATGGGGGCGTTCCAGGACGCGTACCTGGGTCACTTTCCGTCCGCCGTGCCGCTGTTGACCCTGGGGGCCTATGCGGTGGTGTGCGCGTTCGTCGCGGTCCGCTGGTTCCGCTGGGAATAG
- a CDS encoding sensor histidine kinase yields MSRKISQQPPFLLVNVVPYALLALLVVILMIVEDWAGGSLLIDLGLCGLAAAWMLGMFTLRPGWWDRPRIMGMFVAGLLVITAVLVARHPAFGLFTPAAYVYSFTVLRWPWRLLGVAAAAVLAGTAQASGIPKTDAIGLMMYGIIVAFNIAMMCGCAWVLRLAEQEEERREQALEELSRTNRLLEASLAENAGLHAQLLAQAREAGVLDERQRMAREIHDTLAQGLTGIIAQLQAAEQMHEVPAPWRRPFGAVKNLARESLAEARRSVDALRPEPLQTARLSDALAGVADRWSKLHGLPVQVTTTGTARPMTPEAEFALLRTAQEALANVAKHAGASRVGVTLSYLEQEVALDVRDDGKGFDLASLEAGGFGLTIMRQRVEGLSGSLRVESEPGAGAGISACVPCPLTGSGA; encoded by the coding sequence TTGAGCAGGAAGATCTCGCAACAGCCGCCGTTCCTTCTGGTCAACGTGGTGCCGTACGCGCTGCTGGCGCTCCTCGTCGTGATCCTGATGATCGTGGAGGACTGGGCGGGCGGCTCCTTGCTCATCGACCTCGGCCTGTGCGGGCTGGCGGCCGCGTGGATGCTCGGCATGTTCACCCTGCGTCCCGGCTGGTGGGACCGGCCACGGATCATGGGGATGTTCGTCGCGGGGCTGCTCGTGATCACCGCGGTCCTGGTGGCCCGTCACCCCGCTTTCGGGCTCTTCACCCCTGCCGCCTACGTCTACTCCTTCACGGTCCTGCGCTGGCCGTGGCGGCTGCTGGGCGTGGCCGCCGCGGCGGTCCTGGCCGGTACGGCGCAGGCGTCCGGCATCCCCAAGACGGACGCGATCGGCCTGATGATGTACGGGATCATCGTCGCCTTCAACATCGCCATGATGTGCGGCTGCGCCTGGGTCCTGCGGCTCGCCGAGCAGGAGGAGGAGCGGCGTGAGCAGGCCCTCGAAGAGCTGAGCCGGACGAACCGGCTGCTGGAGGCGTCGCTCGCCGAGAACGCCGGCCTGCATGCCCAGCTGCTCGCCCAGGCCCGGGAGGCGGGGGTTCTCGACGAGCGCCAGCGGATGGCCCGCGAGATCCATGACACCCTGGCGCAGGGGCTCACCGGCATCATCGCGCAACTCCAGGCGGCCGAGCAGATGCACGAGGTCCCGGCGCCGTGGCGCCGGCCCTTCGGCGCCGTCAAGAACCTGGCGAGGGAGAGCCTGGCCGAGGCGCGGCGCTCGGTCGACGCGCTCCGGCCCGAGCCGCTGCAGACCGCGCGCCTGAGCGACGCGCTCGCCGGCGTCGCCGACCGGTGGTCGAAGCTGCATGGCCTGCCCGTCCAGGTCACGACGACCGGCACGGCGCGGCCGATGACGCCCGAGGCCGAGTTCGCGCTGTTGCGCACGGCGCAGGAGGCGCTGGCCAACGTGGCCAAACACGCGGGCGCGAGCAGAGTCGGGGTGACGCTGTCCTATCTGGAGCAGGAGGTGGCACTGGACGTGCGCGACGACGGCAAGGGCTTCGACCTTGCGAGCCTTGAGGCCGGCGGGTTCGGCCTGACGATCATGCGGCAGCGCGTGGAGGGGCTGTCCGGCAGCCTGCGTGTCGAGTCCGAGCCCGGCGCCGGCGCCGGCATCTCGGCCTGCGTCCCCTGTCCGCTGACCGGGAGCGGCGCATGA
- a CDS encoding response regulator, protein MTGTPIRLLIADDHPVVRDGLSSMFASAPGFEVLGAAPDGAAVVRLAQELRPDVILMDLRMPGMDGLAAIIELARLGVTARVLVLTTYDSDTDVLPAIEAGATGYLLKDSPREELLRGARAAARGESVLAPSVAARLMNRMRAPAPQLLSPRELEVLELVAAGNTNREAAVRLFITEATVKSHLLNIYTKLGVNDRAAAVTEAFNRGLLVPRTPGQP, encoded by the coding sequence ATGACCGGCACCCCGATCCGGCTGCTGATCGCCGACGACCACCCTGTTGTCAGGGATGGGCTGAGCAGCATGTTCGCCTCCGCGCCCGGATTCGAGGTGCTGGGCGCGGCCCCGGACGGCGCCGCCGTGGTGCGGCTGGCCCAGGAACTGCGGCCGGACGTGATTCTGATGGACCTGCGCATGCCGGGCATGGACGGCCTGGCCGCGATCATCGAGCTGGCCCGGCTCGGCGTCACCGCGCGCGTGCTGGTGCTGACGACCTACGACTCCGACACCGACGTCCTGCCGGCGATCGAGGCGGGCGCTACCGGCTACCTCCTCAAGGACTCCCCCCGGGAGGAGCTGCTGCGTGGTGCGCGGGCCGCGGCCAGGGGCGAGAGCGTGCTGGCCCCCTCGGTGGCGGCCCGGCTGATGAACCGGATGCGGGCACCCGCGCCGCAGCTGCTCAGCCCCCGCGAGCTGGAGGTCCTCGAACTCGTGGCGGCCGGGAACACCAACCGAGAGGCGGCCGTTCGGCTGTTCATCACCGAGGCCACGGTCAAGTCCCACCTGCTGAACATCTACACCAAGCTCGGGGTGAACGACCGCGCCGCCGCCGTCACCGAGGCCTTCAACCGCGGGCTGCTCGTTCCGCGGACGCCCGGACAGCCGTGA
- a CDS encoding DedA family protein: MGAVAALMAFAESGLGVGSIFPGEMGVLLLGAAAGTPVRFAVMLLLVAFGVTAGDHVGYLLGRRYGGRMRELAVVRRLGVRHWDRATAALRRYGAAAVFVTRLIPIVRTLTPAAAGAAQVRYGRFLPASLAGSLLWSALYVSLGAFAGASAAHLEQLLGRASWILLGALAVLVVVVSLIRRRRAKVKTSR, encoded by the coding sequence GTGGGGGCGGTGGCCGCGCTCATGGCGTTCGCCGAGTCCGGCCTGGGCGTCGGGTCGATCTTTCCCGGGGAAATGGGCGTGCTGCTGCTGGGAGCCGCCGCCGGCACGCCCGTGCGGTTCGCCGTCATGCTCCTGCTCGTTGCCTTCGGTGTGACAGCAGGTGATCACGTCGGCTACCTGTTGGGCCGTCGCTACGGAGGGCGGATGCGGGAGCTGGCGGTGGTGCGGCGGCTCGGCGTGCGGCACTGGGACCGCGCCACAGCGGCACTGCGCCGGTACGGCGCGGCGGCTGTGTTCGTCACCCGGCTGATCCCCATCGTGCGCACACTCACGCCGGCCGCGGCCGGCGCCGCCCAGGTGCGGTACGGGCGCTTCCTGCCCGCCTCGCTGGCGGGATCGCTGCTGTGGTCGGCGTTATACGTAAGCCTGGGCGCGTTCGCGGGCGCCTCCGCCGCCCACCTGGAGCAGCTGCTGGGACGCGCGTCTTGGATCCTGCTCGGTGCCCTGGCGGTGCTCGTCGTGGTGGTGAGCCTGATACGGCGCAGGCGCGCGAAGGTGAAGACATCGCGGTAA
- a CDS encoding BTAD domain-containing putative transcriptional regulator → MRSLLAALLTAPGQVVSADRLVDELWGDAPPANPTGALQTLVSRLRRVLARSVGQGLVAHRALGYVLEVADEVVDAGRFTALTTRARTAAGPRERAELLTEALALWRGPAFADFIDEDFARAAGTRLEEQRLLALEEQAEARLQLGEHGLLAGELGDLTDRHPLRERLRAAHMRALYGAGRASEALDSYRDLRRHLEEELGLEPGPELAALQREILQQDPSLRAVPAPASAPRRHTNLPTPATGLIGRSDSLEEVRALIATGRLVTLTGPGGVGKTRLAVEVATGLTDSYADGVWLVELAAQAVSTESGAATTGDELAEVVAATLGVRDDASPGPLPGGRARTLLDRLSDALRAQRLLLVLDNCEHVIEAAAGLAQALLRDAPGVRILATSQEPLGISGEQVWPVPPLDLPADSADQAVLRTSSAVQLFLERAVAASPGFALSDDNARAVAAICRRLDGIPLALELASTRVRVLGVGELARRLDDRFRLLTGGHRGAPARQQTLRAMIDWSWELLTAAEQAVLRRLAVHSDGCTLEAAEAVCAGAGVKPAEVLDLLTRLVDRSLVLVAHEADGTRYRLLESVSAYLSGRLRESEYERVRRAHAHYYVAFAERADAFLRGADQQHWLRRLDAETANIRSTLDSAAADGDGRLMRRLVHAMVWYWFLRGRLSEANRYLTLALALPEDPPGCGEGAADSAARRVPDRSGTVAWHTGMSLLSGAPNGPARRSRAVLEVYEGIRDPHERTRAGWLLGFAVTRFGDFAVGEELLNRVLTESRALGDRWGIAAGLSTRGMQTYVCGDLKASRREGEESLELFLEAGDRWGQVQATAVLGRVAEIEGDYPRAARLHREGLRMAEDLGLWTDASMRWSELGRITLLTGDHAGAEEFHERGRRLAVEQGDKPAEEFAEVGLALGARRQGRLDRAESYLRRWLEWNRQFDAEYGAALILAELGFVAELRGDAETALALHLEGLAAARDTGDPRALALALEGLAGARALAGHPVRAARLLGAASAARASVGAPLPAAERGDVDRITAALQAALGEAGFEAGFEQGAVLGPDTDAESLDA, encoded by the coding sequence GTGCGCTCACTGCTCGCGGCTCTGCTGACGGCCCCGGGGCAGGTGGTCTCCGCCGACCGGCTCGTGGACGAACTGTGGGGCGACGCACCGCCGGCGAACCCCACGGGTGCCCTGCAGACCCTGGTGTCGCGGCTGCGGCGGGTGCTCGCCCGGTCCGTGGGGCAGGGCCTCGTGGCGCACCGGGCCCTCGGCTACGTCCTCGAAGTGGCGGACGAGGTCGTGGACGCAGGCCGGTTCACCGCGCTCACCACACGGGCCCGTACCGCCGCCGGCCCCCGCGAGCGCGCCGAACTGCTCACCGAGGCGCTGGCGTTGTGGCGCGGCCCCGCCTTCGCCGATTTCATCGACGAGGACTTCGCGCGCGCGGCCGGCACGCGCTTGGAGGAGCAGCGCCTGCTGGCCCTCGAGGAACAGGCCGAGGCCCGCCTCCAGTTGGGCGAGCACGGTCTTCTCGCCGGGGAACTCGGCGACTTGACGGACCGCCACCCGCTCCGGGAGCGGCTGCGCGCGGCCCATATGCGGGCCCTGTACGGCGCGGGCCGGGCGAGCGAGGCCCTGGACAGCTATCGGGATCTACGCCGCCACCTGGAGGAGGAACTGGGCCTTGAGCCGGGTCCTGAACTGGCCGCCCTGCAACGGGAGATCCTGCAGCAGGACCCGTCCCTGCGGGCCGTCCCGGCACCCGCGTCCGCCCCGCGCCGCCACACCAACCTGCCCACCCCTGCCACCGGCCTGATCGGACGGTCGGACTCTTTGGAGGAGGTCCGCGCCCTGATCGCGACGGGCCGCCTGGTGACGTTGACGGGGCCCGGCGGAGTCGGCAAGACGCGCCTGGCGGTGGAGGTGGCGACCGGCCTGACCGATTCCTACGCGGACGGTGTCTGGCTGGTGGAGCTGGCCGCCCAAGCCGTGTCCACCGAATCCGGTGCGGCCACCACGGGCGATGAACTGGCCGAGGTGGTGGCCGCGACGCTGGGAGTCCGCGACGACGCCAGTCCTGGCCCGCTGCCGGGCGGGCGGGCGCGCACGCTGCTCGACCGCCTGTCCGACGCGCTCCGCGCCCAGCGCCTGCTGCTGGTCCTGGACAACTGCGAGCACGTCATCGAGGCCGCCGCGGGCCTGGCCCAGGCGCTGCTGCGGGACGCCCCGGGCGTACGGATTCTCGCCACCAGCCAGGAACCGCTGGGCATCTCGGGCGAGCAGGTGTGGCCGGTGCCCCCGCTTGATCTGCCCGCGGACTCGGCCGACCAGGCGGTGCTGCGCACGTCGAGCGCGGTGCAGTTGTTCCTCGAACGTGCTGTGGCGGCCTCGCCCGGCTTCGCCCTCTCCGACGACAACGCCCGTGCGGTCGCCGCCATCTGCCGCCGGCTCGACGGGATTCCGCTGGCCCTGGAGCTGGCGTCGACCCGGGTACGGGTCCTTGGCGTGGGTGAGCTGGCCAGGCGCCTGGACGACCGGTTCCGGCTGCTCACCGGCGGCCATCGGGGTGCCCCGGCGCGGCAGCAGACCTTGCGCGCGATGATCGACTGGAGCTGGGAACTGCTCACCGCGGCCGAGCAGGCGGTGCTGCGCCGGCTCGCCGTCCACTCCGACGGCTGCACCCTGGAGGCCGCCGAGGCCGTCTGCGCCGGTGCCGGCGTGAAACCCGCCGAGGTCCTGGACCTGCTGACCCGTCTGGTCGACCGTTCCCTCGTGCTGGTCGCCCATGAGGCCGACGGCACCCGGTACCGGCTGCTCGAGTCGGTGTCGGCGTACCTTTCGGGGCGGCTGCGGGAGAGCGAGTACGAGCGGGTACGGCGCGCCCACGCGCACTACTACGTGGCGTTCGCCGAGCGGGCCGACGCCTTTCTGCGCGGCGCCGATCAGCAGCACTGGCTGCGGCGCCTGGACGCCGAGACCGCCAATATCCGCAGCACGCTCGACAGCGCCGCCGCGGACGGCGACGGTCGCCTGATGCGCCGGCTTGTCCACGCGATGGTTTGGTACTGGTTCCTGCGTGGCCGCCTCAGCGAGGCCAACCGCTACCTCACCCTGGCCCTCGCCCTGCCCGAGGATCCTCCCGGATGCGGTGAGGGCGCGGCGGACTCCGCGGCCCGCCGGGTGCCGGACCGGTCGGGCACCGTGGCCTGGCACACCGGGATGAGCCTGCTGTCGGGCGCCCCGAACGGTCCGGCGCGCCGCAGCCGGGCCGTCCTCGAGGTGTACGAGGGCATCCGCGACCCGCACGAGCGGACCAGGGCGGGCTGGCTGCTCGGTTTCGCGGTCACCCGGTTCGGCGACTTCGCGGTGGGCGAGGAACTGCTGAACCGGGTGCTGACCGAGTCCCGGGCGCTCGGCGACCGCTGGGGAATCGCCGCGGGGCTCAGCACCCGGGGCATGCAGACGTATGTGTGCGGCGACCTGAAGGCTTCCCGGCGCGAGGGCGAGGAGAGTCTCGAACTCTTCCTTGAGGCTGGTGACCGGTGGGGGCAGGTGCAGGCGACGGCCGTGCTCGGGCGGGTCGCGGAGATCGAGGGCGACTATCCGCGGGCCGCTCGCCTGCACCGGGAGGGGCTGCGGATGGCCGAGGATCTGGGGCTGTGGACCGACGCCTCGATGCGCTGGTCCGAGCTTGGCAGGATCACCCTGCTGACCGGCGACCACGCCGGGGCCGAGGAGTTCCACGAGCGGGGCCGGCGCCTTGCCGTCGAGCAGGGGGACAAGCCGGCCGAGGAGTTCGCCGAGGTCGGGCTTGCCCTGGGGGCGCGCCGGCAGGGTCGGCTCGACCGAGCGGAGTCGTATCTGCGCCGCTGGCTGGAGTGGAACCGGCAGTTCGACGCGGAGTACGGGGCTGCACTGATCCTGGCCGAGCTCGGCTTTGTCGCGGAGCTGCGCGGGGATGCGGAGACGGCGCTGGCGCTGCACCTGGAAGGGCTGGCCGCGGCCCGGGACACCGGCGATCCGCGGGCGCTCGCCCTGGCCTTGGAGGGGCTCGCCGGGGCGCGGGCCCTCGCCGGTCACCCCGTGCGGGCCGCGCGCCTGCTCGGTGCGGCGTCCGCGGCCCGCGCCTCGGTGGGCGCGCCGCTGCCGGCGGCCGAACGCGGTGACGTGGACCGGATCACCGCGGCGCTTCAGGCGGCACTGGGAGAAGCGGGCTTCGAAGCCGGGTTCGAACAGGGCGCCGTCCTGGGCCCGGACACCGACGCGGAGTCGCTCGACGCGTGA
- a CDS encoding SDR family oxidoreductase: MGKFAGKKAVVTGGTHGMGLAIVQALLDGGAEVVLTGRNETKIEEARTELKSDSAHVVRSDAASMADIRALAGTVRDKLGRIDYLFVNHGIAEVQTLEEVTEDSWDRHFAVNAKGAFFTVQSLSALINDGGAIVFTTVANDLIFPGLSAYSGSKEAVRAISHVLAAEFLPRKIRVNSVAPGYIKTPTMGVAGLTEEERREFERQGSETTPLKRNGTVEEVAAAALFLAADATFTTNVEFPVDGGFAQGLSGAH, translated from the coding sequence ATGGGCAAGTTCGCAGGCAAGAAGGCCGTCGTCACGGGCGGTACCCACGGGATGGGCCTGGCCATTGTCCAGGCGCTCCTGGACGGTGGGGCCGAGGTTGTCCTCACGGGCCGCAACGAGACGAAGATCGAGGAGGCGCGCACCGAGCTGAAGTCGGACTCCGCGCATGTCGTACGCTCCGACGCGGCGAGCATGGCCGACATCCGCGCCCTCGCAGGCACCGTGCGGGACAAGCTCGGCCGGATCGACTACCTCTTCGTCAACCACGGCATCGCCGAGGTGCAGACGCTTGAGGAGGTCACCGAGGACTCCTGGGACCGGCACTTCGCCGTCAATGCCAAGGGCGCCTTCTTCACGGTGCAGAGCCTGTCAGCGCTGATCAACGACGGCGGGGCGATCGTCTTCACCACCGTCGCCAACGACCTGATCTTCCCCGGCCTGAGCGCCTACTCCGGCTCCAAGGAAGCGGTGCGGGCGATCTCCCACGTTCTCGCGGCCGAGTTCCTGCCTCGCAAGATCCGCGTCAACTCCGTCGCCCCCGGCTACATCAAGACCCCGACCATGGGCGTCGCCGGGCTGACCGAGGAAGAACGCCGGGAGTTCGAGCGGCAGGGCAGCGAGACCACTCCGCTGAAGCGCAACGGCACCGTCGAGGAGGTCGCCGCGGCCGCGCTCTTCCTGGCCGCCGACGCGACCTTCACCACCAACGTCGAATTCCCGGTCGACGGCGGGTTCGCCCAGGGCCTCAGCGGCGCGCACTGA
- a CDS encoding MFS transporter, giving the protein MTSSSAVSGTRAGRREWAGLAMLALPSILLSLDVTLLHLAVPHLGAALAPSSTQMLWIIDIYAFMIAGFLVTAGTLGDRIGRRKLLLGGGLAFGAASLLAAYAGSAEMLIVARALLGIAGATLMPSTLALISNMFQDPKQRGTAIGIWAASFSVGIALGPVVGGAMLEAFWWGSVFLLAVPVMALLLITGPLLLPEYKDENAGRIDLPSVALSLAAILPAVYGVKEIAKHGMQSAPLIALVVGLVFGIVFTRRQLRLENPMLDLSLFRSRAFSVALGVMLFAAVAMGGIYLFVTQYLQMVAGLSPLRAGLWLLPAAGLLIASSMLAPIAARRIRPGIVTAVGLILSAIGYFILTQADAGDNGLAYVVIGFSFIYTGIGPVMGLSVSLIVGSAPPEKAGAASALQQTSSDLGLAVGIAALGSLGTAVYRNGVAGELPADIPAEVADTSRDTLARALDATRDLPGSMVDQIVTPARDAFTSGLNVVALIGAILVTALTILALTMLRHVAPTNAAAAQPEEIPLKKALR; this is encoded by the coding sequence ATGACTTCGAGTAGTGCCGTGAGCGGCACGCGGGCCGGTCGGCGGGAGTGGGCCGGGCTCGCGATGCTTGCCCTGCCCAGCATCCTGCTGTCGCTGGACGTGACCCTCCTGCATCTGGCGGTGCCGCACCTGGGAGCGGCGCTCGCACCCAGCAGTACCCAGATGCTGTGGATCATCGATATCTACGCCTTCATGATCGCCGGGTTCCTGGTCACCGCGGGCACCCTGGGCGACCGTATCGGCCGGCGCAAGCTGCTGCTCGGCGGTGGGCTGGCCTTCGGTGCCGCCTCGCTGCTCGCCGCCTACGCCGGCAGCGCCGAGATGCTGATCGTCGCCCGGGCTCTGCTCGGCATCGCGGGCGCGACCCTCATGCCCTCCACGCTCGCTCTGATCAGCAACATGTTCCAGGATCCCAAGCAGCGGGGCACCGCCATCGGGATCTGGGCCGCCAGCTTCTCCGTGGGCATCGCGCTCGGCCCGGTGGTCGGCGGGGCCATGCTGGAGGCGTTCTGGTGGGGCTCGGTCTTCCTCCTCGCCGTCCCCGTGATGGCTCTGCTGCTGATCACCGGACCGCTGCTGCTGCCCGAGTACAAGGACGAGAACGCGGGCCGGATCGATCTACCCAGCGTCGCCCTGTCCCTCGCCGCCATCCTGCCCGCCGTCTACGGCGTCAAGGAGATCGCCAAGCACGGTATGCAGAGCGCGCCCCTGATCGCACTGGTGGTCGGCCTGGTCTTCGGCATCGTCTTCACCCGCCGCCAGCTACGGCTTGAGAACCCGATGCTGGATCTGAGCCTGTTCCGCAGCCGGGCCTTCAGCGTCGCCCTCGGCGTGATGCTCTTCGCCGCCGTCGCCATGGGCGGCATCTACCTCTTCGTCACCCAGTACCTGCAGATGGTCGCGGGACTCTCGCCGCTGAGGGCGGGCCTGTGGCTGCTGCCCGCCGCGGGGCTCCTGATCGCCTCGTCGATGCTCGCCCCGATCGCGGCCCGCCGGATCCGCCCCGGCATCGTCACCGCTGTCGGACTGATTCTTTCCGCCATCGGCTACTTCATCCTCACCCAGGCCGACGCCGGCGACAACGGGCTGGCCTACGTCGTCATCGGCTTCAGCTTCATCTACACCGGCATCGGCCCCGTGATGGGCCTGAGCGTCTCGCTCATCGTCGGCTCCGCGCCCCCGGAGAAGGCCGGTGCCGCCTCCGCCCTGCAGCAGACCAGCAGCGACCTGGGCCTCGCGGTCGGCATCGCGGCCCTGGGCAGCCTCGGCACCGCCGTCTACCGCAACGGCGTCGCCGGCGAACTCCCCGCCGACATCCCGGCCGAGGTGGCCGACACCAGCCGCGACACCCTCGCCCGGGCCCTGGACGCCACCCGTGACCTGCCCGGATCGATGGTCGACCAGATCGTCACACCCGCCCGCGATGCCTTCACATCCGGCCTTAATGTCGTCGCCCTCATCGGAGCGATTCTGGTCACCGCACTCACGATCCTCGCCCTCACCATGCTCCGCCACGTGGCCCCCACCAACGCGGCCGCGGCGCAGCCCGAGGAGATCCCCCTCAAGAAGGCACTCAGATGA